DNA sequence from the Rattus rattus isolate New Zealand chromosome 2, Rrattus_CSIRO_v1, whole genome shotgun sequence genome:
GTGCCTGAGGTCGCATCCGGGGGGTGTGCGTGTGTCCCCTGACCCCTGGCCTCTGACCTTTCCCCTCGCAGATACCATGGGGAACGTGTTGGCTGCTAGCTCTCCGCCCGCAGGGCCACCGCCGCCTCCTACGCCGTCCCTCGTGGGGCTCCCGCCGCCGCCTCCTTCGCCGCCAGGCTTCACGCTGCCGCCACTTGGAGGTGGCCTGGGCACTGGGTCAAACGCTGGTCGCGGTTCGGAACGGACTCCCGGGGCCGCGGCGAGCGGCGCTGCGGCGTCCTCGAACGATGGGAACTGCGGCTGCCTGCCCAACCCGGGGACGTTCGAGGAGTGCCACCGGAAGTGCAAGGGTGAGGGGCGCCCTCCCGCATCGCccgagggaaaaggaagggaccCCCGGAGGATTGGCGCGCATCGTTGCAGTCATTGAACAGAACGTTAGGAGCTGAGGATAGGATGGGGCGGTGGGACCTTGAACTTTGGGACTCGGAATTGCGATCAGATGTTGAACTCCTTGGGGAAGAATGCCACAGCAGGAGAAAGAAGTCTTAGGGCACTGGGAGCCAGGGCACCAACCCCACCAAGACTCATTTGTGTGATCAGAGAAGGAATTATAGCCCAAGGTCACAGTGTCAAGAGGTGTCCCCCAACGTTCCCGTGAGGGGTTCAACCCAAGGGACCTGGATCCTAGCCTAGGATCATCTTGACATTTTGATCACAATAAGGGTACATTCTTATTCTTCATACTCAAATATGTGTTAACTTACCAATTACTGGGAACAGTCCTGTGTGGTGAGAACTGTAAGCATGAGAAGTTTAATGTCAAGAAAGTGAGTTTCCTAAGTTCAGGTGACTGCACTGGATTTAAAACATGCAAAGGGCCTGGCCCCATGCGGTAGGTGGAGGCTCCTCTAGCGGTAGGATTTTTAGTTAATGAGATATAGGTCTCTGGAGAGAGCTTGGGATGGCAGGGAAAGAATTTGGGGTGTGACAGCATCTCTCTTCTGCAGAGCTGTTCCCGGTTCAGATGGAAGGTGTCAAACTTACAGTCAACAAAGGGTTAAGCAATCGTTTCCAGGTGAGCCTTTCTGATGCCTTGACCCTCCAGAGGTTACAACAGCCATACTCCTCCATGGGTACAGATCCCCCCACTCTCTTGAAGCCTTGGGCTTTTTGGTAGGTAGCAAGATTCAAATAGCACTCCAGTGGCACTACTGgccagggcagagacaggaagatcttaCTCCCCAGACCTGCACGACATGCATCacaagaccctgtatcaaaacatAAAGGCAAACCAACAGTAAGACTCATATATTCCAGGTTGACTCTTCAGGGGGAGTGGGAGAGTTAGCGTTTAGGGGCTCAGAATTCTTACCCTGCAAAGTCAAGCAGCAGTATAAACAGTGAGTGTGGAGCCTACCCTGGCCCAACTTTTCTCACTAGTAACCTTGACTCTCATCGGGTCAGGCCTAGTGCTTTGTTGGACCCTGGGCATTGATGCTGCTAACCCTGGCCTGCCACCTGgtgccagctccccagccccacaccACTCGTTTGCTTCCCCCAGCCATCGCCAAGACCCCACCGCCTACTCTTTTCTCCCAGGTGACCCATACAGTAGCCCTCGGCACAATTGGGGAGTCCAACTACCACTTCGGGGTTACATACGTGGGGACGAAACAGCTGAGTCCCACAGAGGTAAGGTTCCTTTAGTCATCCTAACGTTGGCCAGGTGACAGACTCAAGGGGTTGAGAGGGGAGGTGGTGAGCAAGTGAGCAGCCTAGCGCCATGGAGGTGTTGGGACATGGGTGACTCCTTCCCCAGCAATTTCTCTAGCATatttcctgtgtctgctcctgAGCTGAGTGATGCTGGGGTAAGGAGCTGCAGTTGAAAGACAACTTGGTGATGACCaggatgctgggaaccagacaGCACCTGGAATGTCAAGCTCTTTGCTTGGGTGTTCTCTAGGGGGTGCTAGAGAGCCACAGAGATTTGGCGAGGGAGAAACAGGGTCAGATGGGTGCTTCAGGTATGTTCCTTGGGATGGATAATGGGGTGGagctgggtgggagtgggaggtagAGATCTGAGTTAGATCGCTCCTTGTGTTACCGCTgggtttttgttggtgtttttggAAATACTGAGCTGTGGCTGAGGATAATCTTAAACCATCAAccctcctgtctttacctccctaAGTGCTGACATTGCAGGCATAAGTCCTCATGCTCAGTTTGAtctggtgctgggactcaaacctggaCATACTAGACAAGCATTCTCACCGATGCATCCTTCGCACTTttttgtgtgttgtatgcatgtgtgcaggcgCCTGCAAAAGCCAGACTGGGACATCTGATCCGAAAGCTCACTGTTTGGGCTTAGACAGGCTGCCAAGCAGGCTCACAGGATGCACCATCTCTACAGGGTTAGAGTGACAGGCATGTGCAGCCATACATGACACTTAGACCATGCCGATACATGTGCTGGGCGTTTGAACATGGCTTGCCACACTTGCATGTAGGAATGTTTTTCCCTAGTTCATACCTATCCCAGCTCTTACTGGACTCgaactgtgtaaaccaggctggaatccaactcaggtcttcGTGCCCTCCTGcccgtctcccaagtgctgggattaaaatgccTGCcacgtttttgtttttaaatctctacAGTCTTGCACCCCCACTTGCAAGCAGATCAGCCGGGAATGAAAGCGTTCTCAGGAGCTGCGTTAGAGTAGCAAGGGGACCTGCGCAGCACTGCCCGTGTGTCACGGGGCCCTAGTGTTTGGAGGCAGGAAAAGCCTGTGCTGCACTTGGAATTGCGTTTGTTTGTATGGCGGGAGGCCCAGGGAGGATAGAGGAcaacttctttccttccccctgtGTGCTCTGGGGCTTGAACACTGctctcaggcttggtgacaagcacctttacccttcTACTGTGCCATCTCGTTGGCCCCTTGAGGCATGTTTTGAAGAGTGGAGCAGGTCAGTATCTAAGAGTCAAGGCTCGCCTGTGACATGGCTCAGAGAATGGTGACGTGTGGGGAACAAATGGCCTCTGAGTAGTTGGAGAGAAAGTCTGCAGTTGTGGCGGGGAAGAGAGGCAGTAGGAGCAGAAGCCCCCCATGGAGGCCATGTGTTgtcagccaggaagcagagcatgCCCAGGTGACTGTCCCGCCCAACACTGCCTCTCCTAACCCTAGGAAAGACTGTGGCAGAAGGTGGAGTTCCGTGCCACATAGCAAGACCAacgcccataaacaaacaaacaaacagtgcaGACCTGTAACCCAGCTCTCTGGAGATCACTCAGTGACACTGATGTCACTCATGTCACTGGTGTCCTCAGTGACATGGCTGGTGTGCTGACTAGCTAGTGCAGCTAGCCAGGGTGGGACAAGCTACAGTCACCTGGGGAGAGGAacttcagctgagaaaatgctacCCACAGACAGATTGGGGCCACTTTCTAGATGACAGTGGAGGGCAGACTCACTTTGGGCAGTGCTGCCCCCCAAGCCACCCCCAGGCTGGTTGAGGGTGCTACGAGAAAGGCTGAGCAAGTGGCCCCCTTCCGTGGCCTCAGCCCCTGCCTTCACGTTCCTGCAttgagttcctgctctgcctccccagttagCTCCACAACACAGTGGAAGCACTGGGGAGGCTTCATGGCGGAGGCGATGCCAGTGTGACCGGTGCTCACCCTCTACCCTTCATTCTGTTCCACAGGCGTTCCCCGTGCTGGTGGGTGACATGGACAATAGTGGCAGCCTCAATGCACAGGTCATCCACCAGCTGAGCCCAGGCCTCAGGTCCAAGATGGCCATCCAGGTGAGTCACACGTGGTTGTGGCCTGTTACCCCCACAGGGGCTTCCTCATCCGTGGTCCTCacaccgcccctcccccacagacccAGCAGTCCAAGTTCGTGAACTGGCAGGTGGATGGCGAGTACCGTGGCTCCGACTTCACGGCTGCTGTCACCCTGGGCAACCCAGATGTCTTGGTGGGTTCAGGTAAGAGGTGGGGGGCTCACTGGTACTCAAGAAACCTTGGTCCAGATCCCCTGTCCCCACAAGGCGCATGTTTTTGCCTCTGAGGGGTGGCAAGGTTGAATAAAATAAGAGGCAAACCACAAAGCTGGTGTAgccacatctgtaatctcaggactgGGGAGAGTCAAAGATAGATGTTGGATCCCTTTAGGGGAAGGGTGcctacttttttttaactttatttggtGAGTGTGTTTGCCTGCAATATGTGTGCgggcgtgtgcacatgcacacacacacacacacacacacactcactccaagCGTGCCCGTTTCCTTTAGGCCAGCACAGTGTGTCCATTCCCttgaggctggaattacaggctgcgGAGAGTCgccttgtgggtgctggtgaTACCTAGATCTAATGGAGGAGccaccagtgctcctaaccactgggcaatTGTTCTGGCCTGGCGGAACATGCCTTAggcccagcactagggaggcagagacatcagATATCttgagctgaaggccagcctggtctgcataatgaGACTGTCtctgaaataaaccaagaaatCTGGGCTCGATGATACAAACCTGTCATTCCAACGCTCGGGAAGACTTGTGCAAGGAAGGCCAGCCTGCCCTGTGAGGGTTCAGTTGGTGTGGTCAGACACCGTGCCCAGTGCAACACTGGGAAGGATTGAATTTGTTTGGGTTTAGAGA
Encoded proteins:
- the Tomm40 gene encoding mitochondrial import receptor subunit TOM40 homolog, with translation MGNVLAASSPPAGPPPPPTPSLVGLPPPPPSPPGFTLPPLGGGLGTGSNAGRGSERTPGAAASGAAASSNDGNCGCLPNPGTFEECHRKCKELFPVQMEGVKLTVNKGLSNRFQVTHTVALGTIGESNYHFGVTYVGTKQLSPTEAFPVLVGDMDNSGSLNAQVIHQLSPGLRSKMAIQTQQSKFVNWQVDGEYRGSDFTAAVTLGNPDVLVGSGILVAHYLQSITPCLALGGELVYHRRPGEEGTVMSLAGKYTLNNWLATVTLGQAGMHATYYHKASDQLQVGVEFEASTRMQDTSASFGYQLDLPKANFLFKGSVNSNWIVGATLEKKLPPLPLTLSLCAFLNHRKNKFLCGFGLTIG